From the genome of Pantoea alfalfae, one region includes:
- the kduI gene encoding 5-dehydro-4-deoxy-D-glucuronate isomerase → MDIRQSIHSDHAKQLDTDALRREFLIETIFSADNYTLTYSHIDRIIIGGVMPVNKPVIIGDEMGKQLGVSYFLERRELGMINIGGPGLVEVDGKAWEIGHEEALYIGKGARNLQFRSLNPAQPAKFYYNSAPAHSTFPDKKITLQDAATATLGDAATSNRRTINKFIVPDVLPTCQLTMGLTRLDEGSLWNTMPCHTHERRMEVYFYFDMSEECAVFHMMGQPQQTRHLLVHNEQAVISPSWSIHAGVGTQRYTFIWGMVGENQVFDDMDHVKISELR, encoded by the coding sequence ATGGACATTCGCCAAAGCATTCACAGCGATCACGCTAAACAACTCGACACTGACGCGCTGCGCCGCGAGTTTCTGATTGAAACGATTTTTTCCGCTGACAATTACACCCTGACCTACAGCCACATCGACCGCATCATCATTGGCGGCGTGATGCCGGTTAATAAGCCAGTCATTATCGGTGATGAGATGGGAAAACAGCTGGGCGTCAGTTACTTTCTTGAACGCCGCGAGCTGGGCATGATCAACATTGGCGGCCCGGGTCTGGTCGAGGTTGACGGTAAAGCCTGGGAGATCGGTCACGAAGAGGCGCTTTACATCGGCAAAGGTGCGCGCAACCTGCAGTTCCGCAGCCTGAACCCTGCACAGCCGGCCAAATTCTATTACAACAGTGCGCCAGCACACAGCACCTTCCCGGACAAGAAAATCACGCTGCAGGACGCAGCAACCGCGACGCTGGGTGATGCCGCGACCTCTAATCGCCGCACCATTAACAAATTTATCGTGCCGGATGTGTTGCCCACCTGCCAGCTCACCATGGGCTTAACCAGACTGGATGAAGGCAGCCTGTGGAACACCATGCCCTGCCACACCCACGAACGCCGCATGGAAGTCTATTTCTACTTCGATATGAGCGAAGAGTGCGCCGTCTTCCACATGATGGGGCAACCGCAGCAAACCCGCCATCTGCTGGTACACAACGAGCAGGCGGTGATCTCACCCAGCTGGTCAATTCACGCCGGTGTCGGCACCCAGCGTTACACCTTTATCTGGGGCATGGTGGGTGAGAATCAGGTCTTTGATGACATGGACCACGTCAAAATCAGTGAACTGCGCTGA